The Dromaius novaehollandiae isolate bDroNov1 chromosome 3, bDroNov1.hap1, whole genome shotgun sequence genome includes the window GAGGAAGACTGGAAAGAGCTGTTATCAGAACTGAGctctaaaaaaataaagatgtgaaAATTTGTGAACATTCTCATATAATCTGTCAGAAATTAATGCCTCTGGCTATACTGTACTATACTATAATGATTTGAACTTGCTGGTAATGACACACTGGAATAGGAATGCACAAAGCAGTGCACAGTTATCAATAAAGAGAAAACCAGGCAGAACAGACTACCAATGCTTGCATTCCTaacagttcttttctaatatgtTACTGAGCTGTAATTAACAAATAGGTATTCCTATAGGTCAGTCAGCTGATATTTAAAACTTAAGATTCAGTCATGCTTTCTTGGAAGTAAGTAGcaagatgcatttatttttattggaagAAGTTGTGTGTCCTTATTACAGCTAATGGAGGAATCAAGGTGCAGTGGATATTCCTTAAAGCACTGCATTTCAATGCACTTTGTCTCAAATAATATGTCTGCAGTTGATTTTGCTAGTCTTGCATGCGTTTGCAAACATCAACTAATTAATGCCAAagaattgctttttttcagttcGCTAGTTCTTCTGCAGTGACTAGCCGGAAGAGCTTAGCAAGCACACAGACAGCAAGAATCCAGAAGGAAACAGATTTCCTCAAGTAAGTAACttcttcttttaacatttttgtctGTGGAAAGTAACAAAGCAATTGTCTTTTACAACCAAGTTGATAATACTGTGAAGTTTcacaaaaacaaggaaagcaaagatAGACACTGGCTCATAACAGAAGAACGTGATCTAGTTAAGGCTTTGAAAATTCTGATTTCTCTTACTGATAGTTATATTTACTTGTCATTGTACAAAGCCATCATCTATCTCATCatccttttaaaaaacactaatATCTGTGGGATCGGAGGAAAAACTGTCTTTCCAAATTGCAGAGTGCAGCCTTCATTGCTCACTAGTCCTGGAAGAGTTACATGGTCTGTCAGTGGTACCCTATATTGCAGCAGCAAGGCCTGATACAAATCTCATGTCAGGAAACATGTTTCCTCATGTGGTGAGGAAGAAAGTAGGAAATAGCAGCAGCCATCACATTTTGTACCTTGCAAGGCTGCTTAGAGCTCAGGGCCTCATGTGATAGACACTGGGACATGGCCTGGTGGACCGCCATAGCCTAGAAACCGTAATGTAGAATTTACTGATCTAAGTCATGTTCCAGGTTACTCTTTATTATGTAGCAGTATAACACTAAAACAAGTTCAGCCAGTTTGCGCATATTTTTAGATGTGCACGCTGTTCTGTACCTCGCCCGTCCGACCCCTTGGCTCACTTCTGTCAGGAATGTGGATCTCCTATCCCACCTGTGCCAGTACGTCGCTTCCCAGCCCCTGAAGGAGCACAGGTCAgcaaaaaatcataaaaatcaaCAAAGCCTCTTAAGAGAAACTAGCTTCCTCAGCAGATTACCCATTTATTGCCAGGAATGCCAATATTTAGTCATACTTTTATTTGGAAAGTTCTGTTCTGATTGCTTTATTTTGGTCAGTAACCTTAGCATTTGGACCAATGTAATTTTTAAGTAATGGGACACCTGCCCCCCTGTCCCTCCCGCAGAATTAACCATTAATTGCTTCAAGTGCCATATGTTTTAATAAGGATAACTTTGAAAAGataaattgtattttattcatttgtACCAGGAAACATCACCAAAGTCAGCATCCTCTTCCTGCAACAACCACCACCCATCTTCAAGAACTGCATATGCATCTTATTCCAGGGCTAACTAGTGCGGTCCCATGACCCTCACCTTCACTACAGTTACCATAATTATTATCAAACAATAGTTGCCAATCCTGATATGTCATAATTGTAGAAGGCACATGTAATGTGCCTGAAGACATACACGGTGGCACGTGTGGGCATATGTAAGAGCAGCCTCTTTAGCCGGGTTAATATAGTGATGCCTTTAGCTGTCTTTTCTAAGTTTTCCCCAAGAGATAATAACCCAATCTAATGAGTCAGTggtctaattttttttccctgtatccTCAGAGGGATGTTTTATCTGGGCCAATGCTGTAGTATGGACCATCATTAGGAGGATTTGAATTACATACTATTATAGCATTTAAATTACTGAAAACTAACTAGCGCCTTTCTGGCACATTTTTAGTAGTTAGTAAAGCATCCTCTCTCCAGTTGTCTTCCTATTTTTTGATAGTCTCTGATCTTTAAGGATCGATACCAGCATCTGTTGTTGGCAGTTGCTGTTTCTAAtggttttgctgctgatgtagaCTCTAACCAGCAAAATATTGAAAATGTCATGATAACCTTAATGATCTCATTGTGTTCCTTAATAAGATGCGATGTGACTTTTCCTTCAGATGGCACCATGTCTTGAATGCAGATGTCTGGTGCCAATGAATACACCCACCTGCATTATATGTGAAGCCCCAATAGctccgcagctgcagccccaAACCACCATCTGCCTAAAGGTATTTGAGAGTAGTAACAACAAAGTAACCATTTATCTCCTAGGTTCATTTTTCTAACAGGTGACttcattacaaatattttgatCTAACTTGGATTTGCCTAATTACATTACTGCTGCTTTAAGTGTTAGTAGAATTAAAAAATACCTTGACTAGAAATGATCATTAAAGGTAAAGCATATAAGGTTTCACAGGAAGGCATGCTGAAGAGCACATAACGTAGCATTAGCAGTCTGACGCAAATGCATGCATTTGTGTTCAATATAGAGTATCTTAATTTATCAACATACTTATGGCCTTACTTATGACATTACtaagcattttattaatatttatatttatattaaatatatatttatacatttatatttataaatatatatttatacatttatattaaatatatcCTCCTTACCCTGCTTACCTCATTTGATTGTGAGTGTTTAATAGAGATAGGCTGGCAGGACTGGGTCAGTGGGTCCATGCCCACAAAGTTAAAGCACAGTCTTCATCAGTGATCCAAAGATGCTGATGGTCTTAGCTAGACAAAATTGTCTGATAACTGTAGAGGAACATTTCTGGGAAGAGAAGGATACTGAAAGGAAACGACTGACTGAAGAGTATCAGATAATAAAGGAGACTCATAGTCTGAGGCAACTATCAGCTTGATGTCAAAGAAGATTATAGACATTGGCCCAAATTTAATGTTTTAGGGCAGCCCTGAGGTAGGTACAAAGGCAAACCTGAACTGTTGGTACCAGCAGTCAAGACATCAGACCCATCATTCTCAGCCCTGGTGGAAACTTACTCCTTAACAGTGACCTGCTGACCACTAAGATTTTTTATGGCCTAATAgcatattattactttttttttttttttttttttttacttttccctgCAAATATTGGACCATCTGTGGTGTTTAATTTCAGTGACTAAGCAGGCTGACACTAATACATAAAAAGCTCTGGAGGTTTTGATACTAGATCTCCTGAGTGAAATGTACCATAGTTTAAACAAAATTGGCACTAATGGGAGATCTGTGATGATCAGGCAATATGGCTTAACTAAAGTCTGAAGTCCATAGCACTGACTTGAAGGATCTCTTCTATCTTCCAGCACTGAATAGCCACATCACTTTGTAAGATCAAGTCCTTAATGACTGGATGATTTGTCTTATTGTTGTTATTGACAGTTTTAAAATACCATGTGAAATGTACTCTTTCTATATTTGAAAGGGCAAAGTAATTTGTTGGGCATGTGGCACTGGGAATCCTCTTCACCATAAGAACTGTGTGACTTGTGAAAGCAAACTGCCTGAAACACAGACGGTAAGGTTCCTTGCACCAATCACACTGCGGTTAATCATGTCAAagcagaaaattaatattttttttcctctggaaaactGAAGTCATATACCTTTGTACCTATGTTGCAGAAGCAGAGAATCCTTCCCCTCCTATATTCTAGCTCAGGATTCCCACTGATGCCCCATCTGAAATGTCCAGCTACACATGAAATAAATGCATCCTATACCTTCAAGTTTCTCTTGTGGAAGTCAGGATTACAAATGCCATTGTCAAAGTTAGTCAGATAGTCCTGACTGAGTGTTGTAGGAAGTCTTCTTTGTGTTCAGATTATTTTTAACTGCAGTAGAGAACTTCAGTATATACATCAGGAATAACATTCTCATTGATTTCAATTATTttgtggaaataaaataaatcttttacaTTATCTTTGTTATCTCCatttgctgctcttcctaccagcTACTATGCTTGTATTTGACAGTGACTCTGTGCAGAGGTGAGAAAAATGACAATGATCGTTCCCCCTAAAATTGCTATTTTTCAACTCCTGGTTTAGCTTGCTGATTTGGTTCCTtggaagaattttattttcattcctgaAAAGTTTTGTATAAAGCCTTGTGATACATTTCAATTCTCCAGGTTGTGATAAATATAGAGGTGAGAGAAGAAGAATGATTTGCAAGTTAAAATGTTCTGATTATAATGGCAACATCCTGAGTTTTAAGACTGTCAGTAGCTAGATGGGTGTCATTTCAAAGTGAATTTCAGTAGGAATCTGCACTTACCTAAGATAAACACATATTTAACTGCTTCACTGAATGTAGGTATTCATTTGTGACTGCATAAACTTAAGCATATGGCTTGAACGATGAGATCTGCAGTAGCTAAGAAAGTGAAGTGCTTGCTTACTGAATTACTATGAATAGTTATTATAAATTTTACTAATAATAGTGAATAACTAGTGATTAGTGATAATTAATAGCAATTCCTAGTTGATCATTACTAATAGTGCTGATGTTACTATTAATGAAATAGTTTAGATTTAGAACATGTTTAGACTTGTGATCTTGTAAATTTCATCTTCCAAATGTGAAATAATGCAAAATCCCCAAATGACATTGTTCAAATTATCATCAAGGCTACAGATGAAAAGAGGGCTGTTCAGTGTTTTTTGAAGTTGCTGTTGTGATGTGTCATAAAAAAATCATTCTCCTCAGACTCTGTTCCTTTTCCATAGCCCTGACTTGCAGAGGAAATAAACTGCATAGGCCCTGAGGCAAAAGCTGACAAAACACTTTAAGACATATTTGTACTAACTAGGATCTATAATCACCTCTCTGGAAGTCTCAACTGAAAGAAAATCTATTTGCTTATTCATACAGGTTAATTGCAGTAAGGAAAGCTAGCTAATGTATAACCATATGAGCAAAAGAGTACCAAAACTATGTATGTAGCAAATAAAATATCAAACGGAAAGAAAACTTGTTGTCTGAACCCACATTTCCTGCCAAATTACTACACAGACtttaaaaagtacaaagaaaaataaccatTGTGGTTTGGGTCTTGAAAATATAAGTTTATCAGCAGAGAAACCCCATCTTAGTTTCCACTCTACTTATATGTGGGGCCATCTTAATAAATACTCAAAGAAAGGTGACACAGTTGCTAAgagcttttttccctctctcatttctaataaaaaaagtaaagcaattGAATTAACACCACATTTTACCGTGGTTTTGTAATGAAAAAATTACAGGCTAGATCAAAGTCAGTCTGCTTATTTGTTGAAAGAATTCTTTTAGGCTGAATATTACTTTGTGTTAGTGTTATCAAAGTAGCTTGCTTTCCCATTCCCCTTGCTTAGCTTGCAGACTTTTCTTTATAAGATGTATTTTCTTCCtaatgcttgttttgttttattagccCACATTTAGAGGAGGCACCCCCCAACCTTTCCCCAGCCAGCAAGGGAAGACAATTGCCTGCTCAAAATGCAGTCGTGTTAACCACTGTGATACCAGCTTCTGTGACTGGTGTGGAGCCAAGGTATGTGCTGTCAGGTTTGGGCTGCTgttgaaaattatttctgtttaatttgctATCAGTGTTTGTGTTGACAAGTCTGTTTTTACTCATCTATGACCTGCAGCAATTTCAAACTTCTCTTTGCAAAACTCTTGTCAGTTAGTACATGACTTATTATTATCAAAATACTTGCTTAGAGCACGTAGGATTATGTAAAGAAAAATTTAAGGCTTAGATGACATCCTGGCCCCACTTCAGTTAATGACTTAATGGTTTAGGGATGTAAACAAATTGCCAAGGGTCAATGAGCATCAGCTCATTGCATCAGCTGAGATCTAGTAAGCATGTACTCTTTGCCAAAGTAACTTATCCATCAAAGGTTAAAGTATAGGCTAACCTAACTCCAGCTGCCTGATGTTTACCCTGGACTATATTGCCTTTGCTCTTCTGAGTACaatcaatgaaaaaaaacttCTGGAATATACTTTAAAAGTATAGTGTTTTGGGCTAAAATCACActcaggaagaattttttttctcctgtgagcTGAGTCTACATAAAATTTGAAACTCTGCCCTGTATGTGCACATAACCATTGGGCCTGTCCTGCACCAGGAGGACTCTAGTGGGGTTAGAATTGAACCGGAAAGAATTTTGGTCAAAATTCAGTCTCAGAGCACCACACTAGTAATGACAGGGTttgccaaagaaaagaaatactttttcaaagtgaatgttttttaaaaacaaaagctaccAAAATGCTAGATCTCTCTGAAAAAATTTTTGCCTCCATGGCATAGTGCTGAGATAACTGAAGTTTTGCTGTCTTGCATCTGCCACTATGTTAGCAGTCTGGTATCCTGGTTAATATTTCTAATCTAATACCTTTAGGTATTGTTATTTTAGTTCCTTTTAATTCATGACATTGCTTTTATCTCTTTTGAGCTATGCATCATATGTTGCTGTGGTGACAAGAGTTTCATTGAAATTTCCAGTTTGGCCCTCGTCTGTGCTACTTTAGTTGCCTGAAGTGTGGTACAACCAACCAACCGTATGCTCGATTCTGTGGGTCCTGTGGTGTTTATATAGAGCCCCAGGCAAGGGTGGGTACTCACAACGGCATGCTTATGGGTGCTGGGGACTCGTTGGTCTCTTCTGAGGTAAGACGCATAATATTACAAAGCAAGGTTTTGACCACATTTAAAAGATAGGCTAGTCCACTGATGGTATAAATCGATGTAACTCCattaatttcctttctgaaacagTGTTGTGTTCTATGAGCATTCTGTGGGCAAAACAAAGGATATGTTTATTGTGAGAACTGTTTTCTATGGAAATGTATTCAGCCTTAGCTGAAGGCCTTAATCCAGCCTCATTCTAAATAGCAAAGTGAGAGACAATCAGCTTTTCAAAGTCTTAGCTCTTTAAGTACTTTTATCTGATTAGTCACCAATTATTTGTATCCTGCTAATACAAGGTATTCTTTCATACAAATGTAACATTGCTTTGAAAACTCTATTTTAAGAAAAGACCATGATACTTAACAAGGCCAGCATGTGGATAGCTTGTCCTACCAAAACATGCATCAGTTtttgtttcttcatcttctttgGTTTCTTCACATTGGTGTTTTGGTTTCTTGAATATTTGTGCTAAGTTGCATCATCTTTTACTGACTGGTAAATATAAACAAGAATTGTTAACATGTCTCCCTTCTAGCCTTTTCATTcttctacagttttttttttttttttgtgccgtTCTTGTTAATTTCTGCTTGTAAGTCATTTAATGATAATAGTTACACTtctcctttcctgcctcccctacAGGCTAAAGGATTCCAAGCTGAAGCTGCCTGGCAGCCTCTTCCTATTTCCTTGTCCAAATCAAGAGTAGATCTAAATCAAAGAAAAGATAAAGGAACCCAAACCATTGGACTTTTTTACCCATCTAGCAAACTATTGGAGAAGAAGGAGCTTGAGATGgtttcacaaaaagaaaagctggaaaagatGAGTGATCATAAGCCTCTCCTAACAGCCATCAGTCCTGGAAGGGGTTAGAAACAGTTCTTGATTTTATGTAATCAAGGAAAACTCTTCTTAGGTTCCAAAGCCACAATGTTTGACTTTGTATTTTCTTGAAAAGATTATAGTCTATGGAAGGTGCCACCACTAGGCCATTAATTTCCATCTTTACAAGTCTGTCTCCCCACCAGACACTTGTAAATGCAGAAGTCAGATCGCTGATCTCCATCAAAGGCTGAAAGAAAGCACACCAGCAATAATCTAAATTAGGGTTAATGACTCCTGTACAGCTTTATTAGTTTGCTAGTACTTTGATCTCCTCAGATCCTACCAGATCAGGGGCAGATGTGTCCTGTATTTGAATTGGAAACCTCCGAGAAACATTCTCACACCCTGGCCAAGGGAGTGAAGTTCAGTTAGTACTGCTATAGTGCTTCCTGGGAGAACGGTTGAACAAAACTTTCTCTCTTAGAGACACTGGGGATCACAGTTCTTGAAGAATATGATGGAGCTTGTCTCCGTGAAGAATTTGTTTGGAATAGCATTAGGGAATAAATGATGGAAGTTTTGGAAGCAAAGCAAATTAAACAGGGGAAAGGGATTCTTAACAGAATTACAAAAAATATTGGTTGGTGGAAACCTTTCCAGCTCTTGTAGTCCCCATCTTCCAGCCCTCAAAAGTATCAGCACATCTACATCACTCCTTGCAGAGTAAGACTGTCCATGCAGAGACTACTGTGTCATTACTGCAGAATAATTTGTTTTGCAGTTGCTGGTTTGTTCAGTGAGTTCTTTCTTGAATCTCTTGTCTGTTTGCTGTCATTAAAAACATTGCAATTTTTAGAGACTTTAGTTTTATTATCCTAAGAAAACTCCAATTCCAGCATCCTAGACCCCAAACCCTTAAAGACAGTCTATAAGTATTAACTAAGGACATAATAAATGGCCTAATTTGACAGATTGTCTTTAATGTCACAGGGCAGTCCAGTTGTGGAGTCCAGAGTATAGGTTTATTTTAAAGCACTACAGCATCAAATCATAGTTTGGATGGACAATTACTTTTTTTGATTGGCTTTCCCATCTCTAGCTCTTTTCTACAATCAGAGGGTCAACCCTTCTGGCCATTATCAGAGTTATTTCTCTATTGTGTAGAAAAGGCACTAATGAATGTTAGAATTTCCTGTTTTGACTCTGTGTGTACATATCCAGatgatgcttttttatttttaaaattatcactAGGGCAAtctattttccttctctcttgctcTGAAATGTGGAGCCTTCCCTTAGGGACATCACTGTAGCAAATACAACACTTGACTCAGCAAGTCAGGGATCTTAACCTTAGTTAGAGATAATGAGGGATTGACCTGTAACAGTGCTGAGAAAATATTTAACACTAAACACTTCTATATCTGTGCATCAGATGTACGGCTCTTGACTTGTGAGAGAGAAATCCTTTCACTATGAAAGGCTGGGAAGAAATTCTGAGCTGCTGTTGAACTACAGTAGACTCTTGTTAATTTTTAAGCCAGTTAGCAAAGGCAACTTTGTTGAAGTCACACTGGCATAATGCATTCTCCATTAGACCCTCCCAGGGACTGAGGAATATATTTCATTCTATACATGGACAGATGTCTGTTACAATCTCAAATGTTCCATGCTGCTGCCTGTCTTTGAAGTTGAGCTGTATATTGACAAGACCATATGCTATCACCCAGAAAAATTGTAGTTATATAGGCCAAATATGCCTTATTTCTTGAATTCAAATAGTGCCAGATATTGGATactatttttaaagttaaaaaaatgcaagtgactaaataagtaatttttattCTTCTAGACTATATCAGCCATTAACTAACCTTCTTTGCTTTtgtgaagattaaaaaagaaaatagaaaaaaaaaaaaaaaaaaaaaaaaaaaggacaggggAAATAAGAGCAGTACCAAAACACTAATCCTCTGATGTGTActacatttcttttctgctaTACTTTCAGTCTATGTTGAACAGAAACCAAGTCATTTACCAGGTAAAATTTACAAAGAAGCCTCCTCTTTTCCATTATAGCAAACAGTAAATCCATGTGACCTAGGTACAACTAGCTATTGACAGCATGAATTCAAGTATTCCATTAACGCTGCCAAAAATCCTTTCAGATGCAATAAAACTTCAAATATGCAAGGGTATGTTCCTGgccatttggattttttttgaaatgaaagctgGGACTCTGGATTAGTTATGAACCAGTTTAT containing:
- the DZANK1 gene encoding double zinc ribbon and ankyrin repeat-containing protein 1 isoform X8, with the protein product MTAGSVSVPQVVPLRIPLPGKAKHEIDANTLVEIKSDTPEVTIYYTLDGSKPDLTRKPGYGEHNTFKYKGPIMLPVGKIMVKALAVTKDCRESAIVTKVFLVEYKPPNILFSGEENDKNFLKDLSIQESENGVFTTKPKKNGVNVEIKPAWSEAPQDFQVLESETERKTAHRSLKGPQLLTSHLETTGYREESISAPPTESLQFASSSAVTSRKSLASTQTARIQKETDFLKCARCSVPRPSDPLAHFCQECGSPIPPVPVRRFPAPEGAQMAPCLECRCLVPMNTPTCIICEAPIAPQLQPQTTICLKGKVICWACGTGNPLHHKNCVTCESKLPETQTPTFRGGTPQPFPSQQGKTIACSKCSRVNHCDTSFCDWCGAKFGPRLCYFSCLKCGTTNQPYARFCGSCGVYIEPQARVGTHNGMLMGAGDSLVSSEAKGFQAEAAWQPLPISLSKSRVDLNQRKDKGTQTIGLFYPSSKLLEKKELEMVSQKEKLEKMSDHKPLLTAISPGRGYWRKQLDHVCAHLRSYAQNNLEFRALIGEPRMGKDTPASKPVKFSNHYLSTVTEGRDGQDGSRASLARVQTATGRNGSKCGRKNCCGRTIAQ